In Deltaproteobacteria bacterium, the sequence CCGGCATGCCCCTGGACGACCGCCTGCGCCGGGCGGTTGCCGCCTGGTGTGAACGCCGCGGCGTGGGCGCCCGGCGCTTCGGCGTGGAAGCCCTGGGCGACCCGGGTTTCGTGTTCTCGCAGGCCCGGGGGCGCTCGGTGCGGCTTGGGACGGCGGACCGCATGCTGGTCTTCATGGGGCATCCGCCCTTGGGTCCGGCGTTCCGCAACGAGGTGGAGGCGTTCCTGGCCGTGACCGGCGCCAAGCTCTCGGTGCTGGGTGAGGAGGCTCCGCGCAATCCGTCCTTCGTGGGGAGGCTGGGCAAAGGGGCGTTGCCGCGGCTCAGGACGGTCGATCGGGTGAGCGCCTGGATGGCGGCCAATGCGAATGCGGAAGAGACCCGGGCCATCCGCGCCCGGGTTACGGACGAGGATGCTTTTGCCGGCGCCGTCACGTCGGGATCATCGGATGCTCCGCGCCCGAGGGGTCCGTGTTCGACGCGGCCAACCGGGTCTCGCGCGGCCTCGCCGACATGCTCGACGGCGGGAAGGCGGGCCGATGACTGAGCGCGCCCGCCTGACCGACGCTTCGCGCTCGCGGCCCGGTCCCGCGAACGCGAGTACGCGTTCCACGATACCGCCCTGCGAGGCTTCATGCTCCGGGTGCAGCCGAACGGCGCACGGTCCTGGGTGTTCCGCTTCCGGCGCGACGGCAAGCCGTGCCGGGGCACGCTCGGCAAGCCGGACGCGGTGGAGGCCGACCAGGCGCGAGCCGCCGCGCTCGCCTTCCTCGCGCGCGAGAAGGGCGGCGGGAATCCCGTGCCCATTCCCGCTTCCGGCCCGACGCTGACGAAGTCCGCCGCCGAATACGTCGAGCGGCATTCGCCTTCGTGGAAGCCGTCAACGCTGAAGCCCACCATGAGCCATCTAAACGGCGCCATCCTGCCCGCTCCCGGCCATCTGCGCGTCGGCTCGGTCGTGCGCGCCGACATTGCCCGCTTTTTCCACGAATACGGGAGACGAAAGCCGGGCGGCGCGAATCGCAGTCATGACATCCTGCGCAACTTATTCAACTGCGCGATCGCGTGGGGCCATCGGCCCGAAGCCGCTGGAGACCCTTGCGCCGGTATCGTCGTTACCGCCATCCGCCGCGCGGCTGCTCGGTGCGGACGACCTTGCGAGGCTCGGCGCGGTCCTGCGCGTTCGCACGGACGAAAACCGGATCTGCGTTGCGGCGGTGCGCCTGCTCCTGCTGACCGGATGCAGGCCAGGCGAGATACGCTGCCTGCGCTGGTCGGAGGTCAAGCCCGACCGGCTCGCCCTGAGCGACGCTAAGACGGGACCGAGGCACGTTCTGCTCGGCGAGGCGGCGCGGGAGCTACTGAACAGCCTCGCCGAAACGACGTCCGGGGAGTGGGTGTTTCCGGGCGACAAGAGAAACGGGCCGTTGAGTACAAATGATCTGTGGACGTTCTGGATCAGGGTGTGCGACGTGGCCGTAATCGTGTCCGATGCGCGGCTTCACGACTTGCGACATGCGCATGCCTCGCACGCGGTCATGAACGGAGAAAGCGTGCATGGTCTCCGGGCGCTTGCTGGGACACCGGCGGGCCAGTACGACCAACCGCTACGTCCATCTCAACGACGCCACCCTGAGCCAGACCGCGGAACGGGTGGCGGTCGCGATTGAGCGGGCGATGCGGCCTGAAAGCCCCGGGAAGAGGCAATCCTGTCGCTGATGCCGTCGGGCCCGTCACAAGGAAATCCGGGCGCGAACCGGGACTGCGCGACATGCGACCGTCCGTCCACTGCTAGGGCGGTGGCGGGTGTTCGGTTGGGCGGCGCGGCGCGCCGTTGCGTTTGCCCGGCGGCCCGCCCCTCTCGAACCGCCGCCAGGGCTTGGCTCGGTAAGGTGTGCGGGTGTATGCAATGTTCATTTCATACTGAGGTGACCATATTGACATGTTCACAACATAGTCTGGCATCGCATCGCCTGTCGCCGACATTTTTCGTGGCGGCTTCTTGCTATCCGGCGGAAGTGGTGATGAAGTGGTGACAATTTGGGAATCGGGGCATGGATGGAGTACGCTCAAGCCTTGCGAGCTCTCATAGTGGTACTCGGCAAGCCGTATGAGCCGAATTCATGAGGGGCACCATGTTCGACGGACGCTGGCGGAGGGTGCGACGCATCGGCATGCGGTGCGGCCAGGCGATCTTGGCAATCGTGCTGTTTCTGGTGCTTGGACCGGTGTTGGTCCACGCCGCTGACGAGTCTGCCAGCCCTTCTTACTCGTCGCTATTCGTTCAAGACACCCTGTCACGGGCGGGGGCCGCATGCGCGAACGGACTTGAAGGCTCGGTGTCGACCGACTGCCTCCTTGACCAAGCA encodes:
- a CDS encoding Arm DNA-binding domain-containing protein, translating into MRGFMLRVQPNGARSWVFRFRRDGKPCRGTLGKPDAVEADQARAAALAFLAREKGGGNPVPIPASGPTLTKSAAEYVERHSPSWKPSTLKPTMSHLNGAILPAPGHLRVGSVVRADIARFFHEYGRRKPGGANRSHDILRNLFNCAIAWGHRPEAAGDPCAGIVVTAIRRAAARCGRPCEARRGPARSHGRKPDLRCGGAPAPADRMQARRDTLPALVGGQARPARPERR